CATCTGAATCACCACTATCCTCAATAGAGTAGAGCAGTTAAAAGTACAGGTGTTGAAGTGAGACAGGTCTGGTTTTAGATTCCAGCTCTTCCACTCACTAGCTGGGTGACTGGGCAAATTATTTAAGCCCCagaagcctgtttcctcatctataaaatgcacatattggccaggcgcagtggttcatgcctgtaatcccagcactttgggaggatgaggtgggtggatcacctgaagtcaggagctcgagaccagcctggcccacatgacgaaaccccatctctactaaaaatacaaaaattagctgggcattgtggcacacacctgtaattccacttactcaggaggctaaggtggggaatcacttgaacccagaaggcggaggttgcagtgagccgagattacaccactgtactctagcctgggtgatagagtgagtgacactcccatctcaaaaaacaaacaaacaaaaaaatgcacaTGTCACCACCCACCCTTAAAGCATAGTTGTTAggagtaaataaaaaaataaatacatgtgaaaCACATaccatagtgcctggcacataataactGCTCAATAAATAACCACTTATTCAGAAGTGTAGCAAGCACTGACAAAGTCTCAACATTGTGCTAGCCTAGaggtaaaaagataaataaaacttggGGCTGTAAAGAGCTCATGATGGGGGTGAAAGACCCGTTACAACTTAACAAACATGTTATAATGCAGTGTGATAGGGTTTTAATAGAGTTAAGGTCAAACTGCTGCAGCAGCAAAGAGCGAGGAGTGACTAACTGTTCCCTGAGGACTCAGGGAAACTCAAGAGAAGGGGCTATTTCAGCTGGGTCTTGGAGGATAAGAAAGTTTCCAGGCAaacaagagaaggaaggagggcatTACCAGCAAGACAAAAGGCGGGGTCTTAGAGGATGAGAAAGagttaggaaaaatatttgaccTAAGTATAGTATGTTAGGGCAAATAAATAAGTTCATGGCAGCTGGGACGTGGGGAGATGTCAGGAAACAATGTGACTTAGAGTAAAATCATAAGGGGTTTTGGATACCACTCTTAGAAATAGACATTAGCATTTTTACCAAGAGTTCTTTGCCGTTTTAGAGCCACAGATTCCTTGGAAAGGGCACAGGATGCTCTCTTATTATTGAattaatgcacacacacacacacacacacagagagagacagagagagagagagagagagagagagaattctggACCTTCTCAATGTAAGACTCCCCTCCCCGACATAGATAATGGAGAACAGGAGTTTTATgtagatttttgttttgatttccttttactatatttatttttagggaaTATACTAGATCACGCCTGCTCACTGGCAGAATAATGTTTAATAAATCTTTTTGATAACCACAATCCATGTAGCCCCTCACTTCAGAACATATGCTGACCAAGAATAGATCTTGCTTATTGAAATTGCTTTTGTCCTCCACAGCTATTCTTAAAGCCTCTCTCATTGCATTTTCTATCAGGAGACATCATCAGCTCAGTGCCAAATacaaggagaaggaaaaataattgacCTGGAATTGAAAGAATGAAACATCAACTTCAGAATGTATTCAGACCATGGCACTGTACAATCTGATTTCCAAAGCAGAAGACTAGGACCATATATCaactcccccatctctctccaaATTAATATTCACACACTTCACTTTCAACCCTCCTTTTGGCAGCCCTTAGCAGAACTATTCTCTTTGAAAAGAAAGTTCACCAGCAGAACTAAACTCGGTCCAGAAGAAAGGAAGGTGTGGATGTAGGGGTCTGGGTAGGGCGCTAAGGAGGAAACAGGCTTGCTGCCCAGGGCTCCTGCTGGACTTACTCATCTGAAACCTCAATAGACGACTTCTTATAGCCAGACCTGCTCCTCTTCTTCAGCCCAGCAGCCTTCCTCCCCATTCTCACCAGCAGCAGAGCAACCACCACGGCTGAGGGCACAAAGACAAGGATGGAAAGAAGGGCCACAGAGGAAAGCATGGTGCCAAAACCTagaggtggagaaagagaaggtAAAAGACAGGGACGTGCAAATATGCCTCCTGTGACATGAGAAACTAGGTTCTACTTTTGCTCTTATATTTGTTCtgattacaaaagtaataaatCATTGTGTAAAAgatagaaaatacacaaaagtacaatgaagaataaaaatgtacCCACGATCCCACTCCTAGGAAGAAGACTTTGGTATCTACCCATTTAATCTTCTTCTGGGGTACTGGGTATGGGTGCATGGggggcatatatatttttaagtatggatcatatattatgtattatttttaacctcctttttAACTTATTATATGATAAATAATTAACAATTCCTTCCAGATGTGATGTGTAACGGCTGCATGGCATTCTATCATATTGAATAATTTATAGAACTAATCCTCTGATGCTGGACATTCAAGTTGTTTTGAAATCTTAGAATCTATAAGTCACATTCGGATGGCCAGACTTGTACATAAATCTTCATCTTTAGCTCTAATTCCTTAAGACGAAATTTACAATGGAATTACTAGATCAAAGGGCCTAAACTTTTAAGGCACCTGATTCATACTACCAAACTGCCTTCCAGCAAAACtgtatcattttcttcttctgccaGGAGTATGAATGTGCTCATCTTTGAAACCTACAAGTTATtacctttaaaagaaaagaagaaagagcgagagagagaaagcaagaaagggaaagagaaggaagaaatgagagagggagagaggaagggaaggagaaaagggaagttgggaaggaagaaggaaggaagggagggagagaaggagggataaagggagggagagaaactTGAAAAAGACTTGAGAAATGATGACAAATCTATAATGACCCATAATGTGCCTCTAAATCTTTGGCTCAAATCCAGTTAAGGACTAGAATGACCACTTAATCGTCATCAGGGAATAacgtagaaaaaaaaatcagtacttAATCTACTCTCCTCCTGTTTCACAGCAAAGGGAAACTACTGTTCTTTGCAACGTAAAAGAAAAGCACTACCTCTCATGGTTAGAGGGGGTACCCTTTCAAGACACAGGCAAGAACATTATCTCATACCTGGGAGTATGAACATGCTAGGAAAACTGGAATACTTCCATTTCACAGAGATAACAACCCTGTATTTACTCAGGGGTTTTCTAtgcattccacaagaactttggttttaaaatttaaaaaaatgataatggaGAAACTATGACAACATCTGAAGAGGaaattcagttttcaaaataaagattaaaaattcaCCCCAACATACATATTGGGATGGCAGAAAAATTACTTTGACTCAATGATTTAATGACCCAACTGGCTTACAAAGATAGACAGCTTTGTTTATCATCGAGCTCTCCAGAAAGCACCACCGCAGTCACAGAGCACTGCAGAAGAAGGTTGGTGGCAATGAGCTTACCCCTTTCTGTGACTGTTAGCTCTGTCAAGGGAATATTATGGTGCACATCTGGGGGATTCTTCACAGCACAGCTGAATGTCCCATTGTCCTTTATGGTAGGGTTGCTTATACTTATAGATGCATCCCCTTTGTATACATTTCCAACCCAGGAAATCCGATCCCGAAATGTGCCTGCTGTGGTTGGGTACTGGAAAGACTGATAATGAAATATCTAAGAAAGCAACACCACGAGAGAAAAAGTTAACTTGgaaaatgcaatgaaaatatAAACCTCAGTAGgtccaaaataaaatacaactgtataatggtgtggttttttttttttcagttgggcaactttttatgcttttttaacCTCCATCCTATAGGTTAATAAAACTGATCAGAAAAAGGCCCGATGAGACACTTCTGGGATCCTAATCCTTGAATCACTTCTAAATTTTCCCTGGAACCCTAAAGTAATAGTTCTCAACCAGAGGCAATTTCACCCTCCAAGAGATATTGGcaatatctgaagacattttcaattgtcacaactggggagatgctactggcatctagtgagtagaaGCCACGGATGCTagtaaacatcctacaatgcacaggacagcacccacaataaagaattatctggatcaaaatgtcaacagtgccaaAGTTGGGAAACTTTGTTCTAAAGTAGCATCTCATGTTTGAATAGCTCTCTACAGTTTGCCAATAATTTCCACACATTTACTCACTTGAGCCTCACAACTACACTGAACTACATGAGGCAGGTATAATTATCCCAAACGTATAAAAAgggaaacaggctgggcatggtggctcacgcctgtaattccagcactttgggaggccgaggtgagcgcatcacttgagctcaggagttcaggaccagcctggccaacatggtgaaaccccatctctactaaaaatataaaaattagccgagtgtggtggcatacacctgtaatcccagctgcttgggaggctgagacacgaaaactgcttgaacccaggaggcagagattgcagtgagccaagattgtgccactgcactccagcctgggcgatggagctagactctgcctcaaaaaaaaaaaaaaaaaaaaaaagggaagaaagaaagaaaacaaagccaaacaAAAGACTAAGTGAGTTGCTCTAAGGTATACAACTAGTAAGTGACAAAAGGGAGATTTTTGCTTGTTCTCAAAGGAGGAGAGTGTAATATAATTCAGCCTCTCTCAAGTTATCTACCTTGACAATTAATATATTCCCTAAGTCTAATACGTGATAAGTACTCAACGAATATATGTTGAATTAAAACAATGCTGCCTAGGACTTGATCAGACATTTCATCACCAAAAGTCTAATTATCACACTTATCAAAAGCCTTGATTAGACACTTCATCACCAAAAGCCTAATTATACCTGGGGCAGGCCAGGCAGGTATTACAATACAATATGACTTATGCAATATGGCTTATGCAAAATACaggctttcctctttctttgttaCTTGGTACCTTCCCATTTAGGAACCTGGGTGTTTACAACCACTGAATTGCCCAATTTTGAAAAGCAACTTCCCAGAAAAGATGCTGACtcacttatttgttcatttgttcatgcatttattcaacaaatatttggtgCAGATTTCTAATGTGCTAGGCATTGTTAAGCAAAAGGATACGGTGGGAGCCACACAGGCATAGTTCCTACTCTCACGGAACTTACATTTAGTGATAAAGACAGATAATGAGAAATAATAAGTGTATTGAACATTTCAAAGGGGGAGGTAAAGAATCCCTACCACTAATTATCAGCATCAGTGTAAAAGAGTTTGGAACTCCTTATTGACAAAACACGGCCCACTGTATATCCTCGAGATTAGTCTAGCTCGTAAATTCAATGTTAAGTTCATGAAACTCATATCCTTGCTTATTGATTAATCTGACACAATCTTGACTGACTAATTCCATGACTGCAACATCATGTTATGTAACTTTAATTCCAACTTGTATGAGTTTGCTGATTTTCTGACCAGTCTCGCAGAGGGCAGCACTAGAAGAGAGCTGCTGTTTCTCACCCAGGAAGCTCCTCATTGCTTGCTCTGTCCTACTTTTGACCAAGGAGGCAGAGCCAAATAAGGCCAGCCACGGTTTCCTGATCACTCAAATCAAGTGAACTATTTCAAGTCTGAAAAAAAAGTGGGAGGGGAGCATGAATACAGCCTAGCTTCTTTCACTGGAGTCACCTACCTAGCCTCAAGCTATGTGGCATTCTACAATGGCTCCTAACACAGAATGCAAAGCTTATTTACACAAAGTCAAAGAGGACATTTTTCCAGTGAAGGAAATAggataaataaattaacaatacttaaaaaaatacaatcttCCATACAGCTATGACATTCACATTCTTGAATAACATCTATCCTGAGCTAAGGATGCTGCTGGaagcttaaagagaaaaaaattttatagcattttaatCTTCAATTAGACACCTACAATGCAAGTTGGACCataaatgtgttttatatgtGTGATGAAGGTTTATTGCTTCCAATATTGCAAGACCATCTGTCACCAACATCTGTCACCAACACGAGGTGCCACCATTTCCTTCAAAGGCAGCCATATAAATCAATGCAGATGTTTATACACTGGAAAAAAAGTGTCAAGATAAATCCACAAAGCACAAATATGCAAAGAGATACGCCCACTGAGACAACTTAATACGACAGAAAATGAGCAGCCTTAAGAGAAAGGATGTCTGTGACTGGACCTATAGAATTTTTCTATTCAATTGTCCTGAAGGTACCCTTCTTAGTACATTAAATCTGAAAATGAAGCTATGAAATAAtgcaaaaagaaacaacaaagaggaaaaaaaattaaaccacatTTCCTCTGAGTTTCTGACAGTTTTTTTCCTGCAGCTTATTGACAGAATTCTTACACGGCGCCCTATGTGACCAAATGAATGTCATATAGGATAAAAGTTCATCTATCTCTATTAAAGTAGAAGCCCATCTTCTACTCTGAGATGAGATGGCCTCAGGCATGCCTGTGATTTGCAGTAAAACAATTCCAAAACCGTTGACCAAAGGAACTTTCCAAAAAAGTACACACTTACTGACACTGTGCGGCTGCTGCTGGGAGGGCGATATGTCCAGTCTATGGTAAGCTTGTCAGTGACATCTGAAGTTGACTTGAAAGTGCATTTCAACTTGATCTTTTCTCCAACATAACCTCGGACATGGG
This portion of the Macaca mulatta isolate MMU2019108-1 chromosome 14, T2T-MMU8v2.0, whole genome shotgun sequence genome encodes:
- the MPZL3 gene encoding myelin protein zero-like protein 3 translates to MQQSGAAGGRGCALFPLLGVLFFQGVYIVLSLEIHADAHVRGYVGEKIKLKCTFKSTSDVTDKLTIDWTYRPPSSSRTVSIFHYQSFQYPTTAGTFRDRISWVGNVYKGDASISISNPTIKDNGTFSCAVKNPPDVHHNIPLTELTVTERGFGTMLSSVALLSILVFVPSAVVVALLLVRMGRKAAGLKKRSRSGYKKSSIEVSDDTDQEEEDACVARLCIRCAECLDSDYEETY